From Phocoena phocoena chromosome 16, mPhoPho1.1, whole genome shotgun sequence, a single genomic window includes:
- the LOC136136085 gene encoding glutathione S-transferase omega-2-like isoform X2, which produces MRFCPYAHRTRLVLQAKGIRHEVININLRNKPEWYFTKHPFGKIPVLENSKCQLIYESVIACEYLDDAYPGRKLYPCDSYERARQKMLLDLFYKILGYQNTVFFGGDCISMIDYLFWPWFERLDVYGIADCVNHTPALRLWIAAMKQDPTVCALLIDKNIFLGFLNLYFQNNPDAFDYGLGC; this is translated from the exons ATGAGGTTCTGCCCCTACGCGCACAGGACGCGCCTGGTCCTCCAGGCTAAAGGCATCAG ACATGAAGTTATCAACATTAACCTGAGAAACAAGCCTGAATGGTACTTTACAAAGCACCCTTTTGGCAAAATTCCTGTCCTGGAGAACAGCAAATGTCAACTGATCTATGAATCTGTCATTGCTTGTGAGTACCTGGATGACGCTTATCCTGGAAGGAAGCTGTATCCATGTGACTCTTATGAGCGAGCTCGCCAAAAGATGTTATTGGACCTATTCTATAAG ATTCTTGGCTATCAGAACACAGTCTTCTTCGGTGGAGACTGTATATCCATGATTGATTACCTCTTTTGGCCTTGGTTTGAGCGGCTGGATGTATATGGAATAGCTGA CTGTGTGAACCACACCCCCGCGCTCCGGCTCTGGATCGCAGCCATGAAGCAGGACCCCACAGTATGTGCTCTTCTCATAGATAAGAACATCTTCCTCGGCTTCTTGAATCTCTATTTTCAGAACAACCCCGATGCCTTTGACTATGGGCTAGGTTGCTGA
- the LOC136136085 gene encoding glutathione S-transferase omega-2-like isoform X1, with product MRFCPYAHRTRLVLQAKGIRHEVININLRNKPEWYFTKHPFGKIPVLENSKCQLIYESVIACEYLDDAYPGRKLYPCDSYERARQKMLLDLFYKVPHLTKECLIALRCGRECTDLKLALRQEFCNLEEILGYQNTVFFGGDCISMIDYLFWPWFERLDVYGIADCVNHTPALRLWIAAMKQDPTVCALLIDKNIFLGFLNLYFQNNPDAFDYGLGC from the exons ATGAGGTTCTGCCCCTACGCGCACAGGACGCGCCTGGTCCTCCAGGCTAAAGGCATCAG ACATGAAGTTATCAACATTAACCTGAGAAACAAGCCTGAATGGTACTTTACAAAGCACCCTTTTGGCAAAATTCCTGTCCTGGAGAACAGCAAATGTCAACTGATCTATGAATCTGTCATTGCTTGTGAGTACCTGGATGACGCTTATCCTGGAAGGAAGCTGTATCCATGTGACTCTTATGAGCGAGCTCGCCAAAAGATGTTATTGGACCTATTCTATAAG GTCCCACATTTGACCAAGGAGTGTCTGATAGCATTGAGATGTGGGAGAGAATGCACTGATCTGAAGCTAGCCCTGCGTCAGGAgttctgcaacctggaagag ATTCTTGGCTATCAGAACACAGTCTTCTTCGGTGGAGACTGTATATCCATGATTGATTACCTCTTTTGGCCTTGGTTTGAGCGGCTGGATGTATATGGAATAGCTGA CTGTGTGAACCACACCCCCGCGCTCCGGCTCTGGATCGCAGCCATGAAGCAGGACCCCACAGTATGTGCTCTTCTCATAGATAAGAACATCTTCCTCGGCTTCTTGAATCTCTATTTTCAGAACAACCCCGATGCCTTTGACTATGGGCTAGGTTGCTGA